One region of Sulfurisphaera ohwakuensis genomic DNA includes:
- the rgy gene encoding reverse gyrase — MNTIPSSNYLSSCPNCGRVISAERLYKGSVCSECLEEDREFNNIRELVDELSRLNKLNRLSYIKEVLREYDIFVELFKRIIGFPPFGPQKSWIIRVLRKESFAIIAPPGLGKTTFGIITSLYFSSKNFRSILIFPTRSLVKQAVDRISMYSNKTNIETKLLYYHSGINESQKQELYKALNAGDFNIFIATNRFFIDKINELKNIKYDFMFVDDVDTALKSSKSAETILNLAGFSKDDILSVKELLRKSREDESVYTKIQEIRGNKLKGKTIVFSSATLTRGNPVLSALMGFRPGSSVIYLRKIIDTYAYLPNNDDDVINLLKELLNKLGEGGLIFVPVDKGQEYAKFLEAKLSDSFNVVTITSSNTNKIEDFANGNIYALIGSATHYGILVRGIDIPWRVKYAIFVGIPKFKFKIGEVMNLVALSRILSMIGLITKDQDIVRLAGRVRGKLRKLSPAAISMLTNQAREGKLEDETLLRAYEVVNKYLEDKNILKKIAELGDLVISNGYILMPDYLTYIQASGRTSRIYGGELTTGLSVLLIDDINLFNILNRKLSLILDEIIWQELQIKNNKIGSSDLTEIINKINEERERILKVKKEGEIEPSLQKVKTVLFIVESPNKAKTISNFFAKPSIRQLENIRAFETVLEDKILIVAATGGHVYDLTTQNIGIYGVEVQQQNSHFNFIPYYNTIKKCINGHQFTDFEQGNQCPKCHTTQIILDKTATIDALRKLALEADEILIGTDPDTEGEKIAWDIYLALKPFNSNIKRAEFHEVTRKAILQAINNPRPFNVNLVKSQIVRRIEDRWIGFKLSTKLQEDFWKEYCKSYNCKSEENKNLSAGRVQSPVLNWIVNRYEEYNANKTKIYYGSIKGINELKFYVLKQNEKIRKNANIYVKIINTKVLEEEINPLPPYTTDTLLYDANQFYGISASETMKIAQDLFELGLITYHRTDSTRISNTGISIAEGYLKQIAGENYTKIFKPRSWGEGGAHEAIRPTRPLDVDQLRLLVDEGEIELAKKITRAHFLIYDLIFRRFITSQLAPLKVIKERIEYKICEDSNCNSELKTLQNYSEFITDIKLPIQLDYSKFLYLPTTRIIKNSIIKKLQETTGSTNAELVFTIQLTGSFVKSTVNLYTQAELVAEMKRKEIGRPSTYATIISTILKRGYVIESKKTKKLIPTQLGKEVNKYLNQKFSSFVSEERTRNLLQLMDMVEQGKQDYIQILKDIYYEIKSIR, encoded by the coding sequence TTGAATACTATCCCTTCATCAAATTACTTATCTTCATGTCCTAATTGCGGCAGAGTAATCTCAGCTGAAAGACTCTATAAAGGATCTGTATGTAGTGAGTGCCTTGAAGAAGATCGTGAATTTAATAACATTAGAGAATTAGTGGATGAACTAAGTAGGTTAAATAAACTAAATAGACTATCCTACATAAAAGAGGTTCTAAGAGAATATGATATTTTCGTTGAATTATTTAAAAGAATAATAGGCTTTCCTCCATTTGGACCTCAAAAGAGTTGGATTATAAGAGTTTTAAGGAAGGAAAGTTTTGCTATAATTGCTCCTCCAGGTTTAGGTAAAACCACATTTGGTATTATTACCTCATTATACTTTTCCTCAAAGAATTTTAGATCTATTCTTATATTTCCTACAAGAAGCTTAGTTAAGCAAGCAGTAGATAGAATATCTATGTATTCTAATAAAACTAATATAGAAACAAAACTCTTATACTATCATTCTGGCATTAATGAATCTCAAAAACAAGAGTTATACAAAGCACTAAATGCAGGGGATTTTAATATCTTTATTGCAACAAATAGATTTTTTATAGATAAAATAAATGAACTAAAAAACATAAAATATGATTTCATGTTTGTAGATGACGTTGATACAGCATTAAAATCTAGTAAAAGTGCTGAAACCATACTTAATTTAGCTGGATTTTCAAAAGATGATATTTTATCAGTAAAAGAGCTTCTACGAAAATCTAGAGAAGATGAATCAGTATATACAAAAATCCAGGAAATAAGAGGAAATAAACTTAAAGGGAAAACTATCGTATTTTCGTCAGCAACATTAACTCGTGGTAATCCAGTACTTTCTGCATTAATGGGCTTTAGACCAGGTAGTTCTGTGATTTATTTGAGAAAAATAATCGACACATATGCATATCTACCCAATAACGATGATGATGTAATAAATCTATTAAAAGAACTTCTAAACAAGCTAGGTGAAGGAGGACTTATCTTTGTACCAGTTGATAAAGGTCAAGAATATGCAAAATTCTTGGAAGCAAAATTGAGTGATAGTTTTAATGTTGTTACGATAACCTCATCTAATACTAATAAAATTGAAGATTTCGCCAATGGTAACATATATGCTCTAATAGGATCTGCAACTCATTATGGAATCCTAGTAAGAGGAATAGATATACCTTGGAGAGTTAAGTATGCTATTTTCGTTGGAATTCCAAAATTTAAGTTCAAGATAGGCGAAGTAATGAATTTAGTTGCATTATCTAGAATTTTAAGTATGATAGGTCTAATTACTAAGGATCAGGATATTGTAAGATTAGCTGGTAGAGTAAGAGGAAAACTAAGAAAGTTAAGTCCGGCAGCAATTTCAATGCTAACAAATCAAGCTAGAGAGGGTAAGCTTGAGGATGAAACTTTGCTTAGAGCCTATGAAGTCGTAAATAAATACTTAGAAGATAAGAATATTCTTAAAAAGATAGCTGAACTGGGAGATCTTGTAATATCAAACGGCTATATTCTCATGCCCGACTATCTTACATATATACAAGCAAGCGGAAGAACTTCAAGAATATATGGCGGAGAACTAACCACTGGGTTATCTGTTCTCTTAATAGATGATATTAATTTATTCAATATACTAAACAGAAAACTCTCATTGATCCTGGATGAAATTATATGGCAAGAGTTACAAATTAAAAATAATAAGATAGGCTCTAGTGATTTAACTGAAATAATAAATAAAATTAATGAAGAGAGAGAAAGAATACTAAAGGTAAAAAAAGAAGGAGAAATTGAACCTTCGTTACAGAAAGTTAAAACGGTTTTATTTATTGTGGAATCGCCAAATAAAGCAAAAACCATATCAAACTTCTTTGCGAAACCTAGTATTAGACAGCTTGAAAATATTAGAGCTTTCGAAACCGTTTTAGAAGATAAAATATTAATTGTTGCAGCTACAGGAGGACATGTATATGATTTAACAACTCAGAACATAGGAATTTACGGTGTTGAAGTACAGCAGCAGAATTCTCATTTTAACTTTATACCATATTATAATACTATTAAGAAATGTATAAATGGGCATCAGTTTACTGATTTTGAACAAGGAAATCAGTGTCCTAAATGTCATACCACACAAATAATATTAGATAAAACAGCTACTATAGATGCATTAAGGAAATTAGCCTTAGAGGCAGATGAAATATTAATAGGTACAGATCCTGATACTGAAGGAGAGAAAATCGCTTGGGATATTTACCTTGCTTTAAAACCATTTAATTCTAACATAAAAAGAGCAGAATTTCATGAAGTTACTAGAAAAGCTATCCTCCAAGCAATCAATAATCCAAGACCATTTAACGTAAATTTAGTTAAATCTCAAATAGTTAGGAGAATAGAAGATAGATGGATTGGATTTAAACTTTCCACTAAATTACAAGAAGATTTCTGGAAAGAATATTGCAAGAGCTATAATTGTAAAAGTGAAGAAAATAAGAATTTAAGTGCTGGAAGAGTTCAATCACCAGTACTTAATTGGATAGTAAATAGATATGAAGAGTATAACGCAAATAAAACAAAAATATATTATGGTAGTATTAAAGGTATAAACGAACTTAAATTCTATGTACTCAAACAAAATGAAAAAATAAGGAAAAATGCCAATATATACGTAAAAATCATTAACACAAAAGTATTAGAAGAAGAAATAAATCCACTACCACCTTATACTACAGATACTTTACTTTATGATGCTAATCAATTTTATGGAATCTCAGCATCTGAAACAATGAAAATTGCTCAAGATCTTTTTGAGTTAGGACTTATAACCTATCATAGGACAGATAGTACTAGAATTTCTAACACAGGAATATCAATAGCTGAAGGATATCTAAAACAAATAGCTGGAGAAAACTACACTAAAATATTTAAGCCGAGAAGCTGGGGAGAGGGAGGTGCACATGAAGCAATAAGGCCTACTAGACCTCTAGATGTAGACCAATTAAGACTTCTTGTCGATGAAGGAGAGATAGAATTAGCTAAAAAAATCACGAGAGCACATTTCCTTATATACGACTTAATATTTAGAAGATTTATTACAAGCCAATTAGCTCCCCTAAAAGTTATTAAAGAGAGAATTGAATATAAAATATGTGAAGATAGTAACTGTAATTCTGAATTAAAAACTTTACAGAATTATTCTGAATTTATCACAGATATAAAACTTCCTATTCAGCTTGACTATTCTAAATTCCTATATCTTCCTACTACAAGAATTATTAAAAATAGTATTATAAAGAAACTTCAAGAAACAACTGGCTCAACAAATGCGGAACTAGTTTTTACAATCCAACTAACTGGTTCATTCGTTAAAAGTACAGTAAATTTGTATACTCAAGCGGAATTAGTAGCCGAAATGAAGAGAAAAGAGATTGGAAGACCTAGTACATACGCTACGATAATTAGCACAATATTAAAAAGAGGATATGTTATTGAAAGTAAAAAAACTAAGAAGCTTATCCCGACACAGTTAGGCAAAGAAGTAAATAAGTATTTAAATCAAAAGTTTAGTAGTTTTGTATCTGAGGAAAGAACAAGAAATCTTTTGCAGTTGATGGATATGGTAGAACAAGGTAAACAAGATTATATACAAATATTAAAGGATATTTATTACGAAATAAAGAGTATTAGGTGA
- a CDS encoding CDC48 family AAA ATPase translates to MSQEVSLRVSEARQRDVGKKIARLSDYTMRRLGIETGDYIEIIGPNGSALAQAMPSYDISDDEIKIDGYIRKSIGVGIGDDVKVKKANVTPATKITLAPTQPIRFDRSFVEYVKDQLMNKPLAKGETIPVPIYTGTLDFIVINTQPSNYVYVTESTNLEIREEPAKESELGGYPKVTWEDIGDLEEAKQKIREIVEWPLRHPELFQRLGIEPPKGILLYGPPGNGKTLLARALANEVGASFYTINGPEIMSKFYGESEQRLREIFEEAQKNAPAIIFIDEIDSIAPKREEVTGEVEKRVVAQLLTLMDGIKGRGKVIVIGATNRPDAVDPALRRPGRFDREIEIRPPDTKGRKEILQVHTRNMPLAEDVDLDKLAEITYGYTGADLAALAKEAAMNALRRFIAEKKINLEQERIPAEILKELKVTMQDFLEAMKSIQPTLLREVYVEVPKVHWNDIGGLEEVKQQLREAVEWPLRFSELFNRSGITPPKGILLFGPPGTGKTMLAKAVATESGANFIAVRGPEILSKWVGESEKAIREIFRKARQAAPTVIFFDEIDAIAPMRGLTTDSGVTERIVNQLLAEMDGIVPLNKVVVIAATNRPDILDPALLRPGRFDRLIYVPPPDKRARAEILKVHTRNVPLAEDITLDELAEKTEGYTGADIEALVREATINAMRKIFNDCDKKAKDQCQSNVDCYNSKMRDCMNNAKVVVTKEDFNKALEVVKPSLTAADIQRYERLAKELKRSVL, encoded by the coding sequence ATGAGCCAAGAGGTCAGTCTAAGAGTAAGTGAAGCTAGACAAAGAGACGTAGGAAAAAAGATTGCAAGATTATCGGATTATACAATGAGAAGACTTGGGATTGAAACTGGAGATTATATTGAGATAATAGGTCCAAATGGTTCTGCCTTAGCTCAGGCTATGCCTTCTTATGATATTTCTGATGATGAAATAAAAATTGATGGATATATTAGGAAATCTATCGGAGTAGGGATTGGTGATGATGTAAAAGTAAAGAAAGCTAATGTAACTCCAGCAACTAAGATAACTCTTGCTCCTACACAACCAATAAGATTTGATAGAAGTTTCGTAGAATATGTAAAAGACCAACTAATGAATAAACCGTTGGCAAAGGGAGAAACAATACCAGTCCCAATTTACACTGGTACATTAGATTTCATAGTAATAAATACTCAACCTTCAAATTATGTATATGTTACAGAGTCGACAAACCTTGAAATAAGAGAGGAACCAGCTAAAGAAAGTGAATTAGGTGGATATCCTAAAGTAACGTGGGAAGATATAGGTGATTTAGAAGAGGCTAAACAAAAAATCAGGGAAATAGTTGAATGGCCTCTAAGGCATCCTGAATTATTCCAAAGATTAGGGATTGAACCACCTAAAGGAATTTTACTTTACGGCCCCCCCGGGAATGGTAAAACCTTACTTGCTAGGGCGTTAGCTAATGAGGTTGGAGCTAGTTTTTACACAATTAATGGCCCAGAAATTATGAGTAAATTTTACGGTGAGAGCGAGCAAAGATTAAGAGAAATTTTTGAAGAGGCACAGAAAAATGCTCCAGCTATAATATTTATTGATGAGATAGATTCTATTGCACCTAAAAGAGAGGAAGTTACTGGCGAAGTTGAGAAGAGAGTTGTAGCACAATTATTAACATTAATGGACGGGATTAAAGGTAGAGGAAAAGTAATAGTAATAGGTGCTACAAATAGACCAGATGCGGTAGATCCAGCACTAAGAAGACCAGGAAGATTTGATAGGGAAATAGAAATTAGACCCCCAGATACTAAAGGAAGAAAGGAAATCCTACAAGTACATACAAGAAATATGCCATTAGCAGAAGATGTAGATCTAGATAAACTTGCAGAAATTACATATGGATATACTGGAGCAGATTTAGCAGCACTAGCAAAAGAAGCTGCTATGAATGCTTTAAGAAGATTTATAGCTGAGAAGAAAATAAACCTTGAACAAGAAAGAATTCCTGCTGAAATTTTAAAGGAACTGAAAGTTACTATGCAAGATTTCTTAGAAGCTATGAAATCGATACAACCAACTCTACTTAGAGAAGTTTATGTTGAAGTTCCAAAGGTTCATTGGAACGATATCGGAGGTCTTGAGGAGGTTAAACAACAGCTTAGGGAAGCAGTTGAGTGGCCTTTAAGATTCTCAGAATTATTTAATAGAAGTGGAATAACTCCGCCTAAGGGTATTTTGTTGTTTGGTCCTCCTGGTACTGGTAAGACTATGCTTGCTAAGGCTGTTGCTACTGAGAGTGGTGCTAATTTTATTGCTGTTCGTGGTCCTGAAATCTTATCAAAGTGGGTTGGTGAGAGTGAGAAGGCTATTAGGGAAATATTTAGGAAGGCTAGGCAAGCAGCACCAACAGTAATATTCTTTGATGAAATAGACGCAATAGCACCAATGAGAGGACTAACAACAGACAGTGGCGTAACAGAAAGAATAGTAAACCAACTACTAGCAGAAATGGACGGAATTGTACCACTAAATAAGGTTGTCGTTATTGCTGCTACTAATAGGCCTGATATTCTTGATCCTGCTTTGTTGAGGCCTGGTAGGTTTGATAGGTTGATTTATGTTCCTCCACCAGATAAGAGGGCTAGGGCTGAGATTTTGAAAGTTCATACTAGGAATGTACCATTAGCTGAAGATATTACATTAGATGAGCTAGCTGAAAAAACAGAAGGCTACACTGGTGCAGATATCGAAGCTTTAGTAAGAGAAGCTACAATTAATGCTATGAGAAAGATATTCAATGATTGTGACAAGAAAGCAAAAGATCAATGTCAGAGTAATGTTGATTGTTATAATAGTAAAATGAGAGATTGTATGAATAATGCAAAAGTTGTTGTAACAAAAGAAGATTTTAATAAAGCTTTAGAGGTAGTTAAGCCAAGTTTAACAGCAGCTGATATACAAAGATATGAAAGACTAGCAAAAGAATTGAAGAGGTCAGTATTATGA
- a CDS encoding 2,3-bisphosphoglycerate-independent phosphoglycerate mutase: MKQYKILFFIADGLGDRPVRKLQGKTPLEYVDKPNIRELLKNSIVGLMDPISPGVVPGSDTSHLSMFGLDPHKYYRGRGAFEAIGAGARLKASDVAFRGNFATVNNEFIVVDRRAGRKIEEADDLVKELNEKIGEIDGVKVRFYHGTEHRVAVVLSGKGLTDKVSDTDPHEVNKKVLESKPLDNSPESQFTASIVNKLTHKIYEVLNSSEINKMRVSKGELPANIILLRGAAEFVELPQFESYTKLKAAAVSATALIKGICEQIGMRVVTPPGATGGLDTNYLGKADAAIELLKEYDFVFLHLKATDAASHDGNIDGKVYAINKMDEMIGRILDKFGSELVIAISGDHATPVEVKEHTGDPVPFLLYVPYSIINDVVNDFNEREVRRGSLRIRGLDVINLLLNYSNRAEKYGA; encoded by the coding sequence ATGAAACAATATAAAATATTGTTTTTTATAGCAGATGGCTTAGGAGATAGGCCAGTAAGGAAACTTCAGGGTAAGACACCATTAGAATATGTGGATAAACCTAACATAAGAGAGCTTTTAAAGAATTCAATTGTAGGTCTTATGGATCCCATCTCACCAGGAGTTGTTCCAGGAAGTGATACCTCACATCTTTCCATGTTTGGTTTAGATCCACATAAATATTACAGAGGTAGAGGAGCTTTCGAAGCTATAGGTGCTGGTGCTAGATTAAAAGCAAGTGATGTAGCATTTAGAGGAAACTTTGCTACTGTAAATAACGAGTTTATAGTAGTTGATAGAAGAGCAGGAAGGAAAATAGAGGAAGCAGACGATTTAGTAAAAGAACTTAATGAGAAAATAGGAGAGATAGATGGAGTTAAGGTTAGGTTTTATCACGGGACCGAACATAGAGTCGCTGTAGTTTTGAGTGGTAAAGGGCTTACTGATAAGGTTAGTGACACTGATCCTCATGAAGTAAATAAAAAAGTTTTGGAGAGTAAGCCTCTGGATAATTCGCCAGAAAGTCAATTCACTGCTAGTATCGTAAATAAATTAACACATAAAATTTATGAAGTTTTAAATTCATCAGAAATAAATAAAATGAGGGTAAGTAAAGGAGAATTACCAGCGAATATTATACTACTTAGAGGCGCTGCTGAGTTTGTTGAGCTTCCTCAATTTGAAAGTTACACAAAGCTGAAAGCGGCTGCTGTGTCAGCGACAGCGTTGATTAAAGGAATTTGTGAGCAGATTGGAATGAGAGTTGTTACTCCTCCAGGAGCTACGGGAGGTTTAGATACTAATTACTTAGGAAAAGCTGATGCTGCAATAGAGTTATTAAAGGAATATGATTTTGTATTTTTGCATTTAAAGGCTACAGATGCAGCCTCGCATGATGGTAACATAGATGGAAAAGTATATGCTATTAATAAAATGGATGAGATGATTGGAAGAATATTAGATAAATTCGGAAGCGAGTTAGTTATTGCTATTAGCGGAGACCATGCAACGCCGGTAGAAGTTAAGGAACATACAGGTGATCCAGTTCCATTCTTATTATACGTTCCTTATAGTATAATTAATGATGTGGTAAATGACTTTAATGAAAGAGAAGTAAGAAGGGGTTCTTTAAGGATAAGAGGTCTTGATGTTATAAATTTACTACTAAA